The region CAGACAATGTAAAGAATATATTCACCTTCCAAATATTTAAGCATAATTGGTGTTTCTAGTTCTAAAAAATGTTTAAGAACCCGACTGTTCATGACATGCATTTCTAAATGGTCATAAATGTTAATGGGATTTACCCATTTATAAATGGTTTATATATCAGATCATTAGGAGGTTATATGCAAAGCCATTACAGATTTATCTTTTAATATATAGAGATGGATATATTATATGCAGAACATCAAATAAATCAGGAACTACACAGATCCATTCCTCCGTTCCTTATTGGGCATGCTTTTAGTGGGGTCTGTACAGTGGCATGCACTCTCATCTGTTCATTTATTCAAGAGCTATTGTCACAAAGCTAAACTCTTTTGAATTTACTGTAATATgtgcagagaaagaaaatgaaaaagttcAGCCACTGGAGGCATCTCGTGTTCCCATTAAACAGATGAATTGTGTAATTCAGCCATAAAAGGCCAAGATTTTATAGTGCAATTACGAGGCCTTCCTTGGGTTGGTTTGGTCTTTTTACTGTCCCTTCAGCTTAATTCTCTTCTTTTCTAAAGTCGTCTTGGAGCACTTTTAAATGAGTAATGCGCTCGAGGtgacttttttgttttcttgaaatTCTTCCTCAAATGTTGTAATATGAGCCCGCAGATCCCGGGACTTACTGCAGCCCTTTGACCTGAGGCTTTGCTCTCAGGACGTCGAGCAGGATGTGAGCCCCGTACGGGCCGATGAGGTTGAGGTTGAGGTTGAGCAGAGTGACCTCGGACGGGCTGCTCTTCAGGACCCCCGCCAGGCTGAGCAGCAGGTCATCTGTCAAGTCGGTGTTCCTCAGAACCAGCTGTTCCACCTCATCTGATGTTCTTAGTACCTGCATCATGGCGTCGAGCTACAAGTTCCAAAACAAGAGGGGTTCACATCTTTTGATCTGGTTCGCCTTGGCGCAaagcacaggaagaggaaaacgaGGAAACAACTCAATGGGATTTGAAAAGACATCATAAGGTCAAGGGTCATGTGGTGGAGCCATAAGTCAGATGTCAGGCAGAAACATATGGGTAGAAACATATTCAGCAGCACCTCCTTGTCTTTCATATTTAGTTGACTATATGTCCCAGAATAGCAggattatttgtattttaacctGTTGGAAACTGAAATTGTATAACGCAATACTATTTTGGTATAATGGAAagcaattttaaatgaaaaagggTAGGAAATAAAATCATTACCGAAAGAGCAAACATACCGTATTCCTAATTAAGCAGATATAGTCCTCTGGATGCtaacccaggaaaaaaaataactaaAAATCTTGAAAATGTTGGAATGGATGGaggaaaccatggcaacacacaaGTGCAGGGCCACTTTAGGATGTCAGGAACAGCCTATGGTTCAGTaacagtgtttgtgttattCATCTCACCGTCACAAGTTAAGGACAAAATACcctgtgatgtttttttttaatgtttaatgttggATAAAAAGGTGCACATTTATTGCATCTATTTATTTCGAGATTATATTCATACTGAACATCAACACTATTTTATATCGTAATCACAAACAGCATgttcatgtgcacacacacactgacgtaCTTGCTCGCTCACTCACACAGGGCAACAAAATGACCTTGTAATTCTCTACATGTGACAAGAAAATGTCCTTGGATCCTCCACTATCTTTTGTGCATTGGTCATCCATCAAGGACACGTGTCAGCCATTGTTGAGGGGATTGAAAGGGGGAGAGGCATTGTTGGGTTCTAACAATTAACAATGGAACAATTGGACTGGCTCTAACCGGCTAACGAAAAACATGTCCACTGATTAAAGAGGCAAAGGCGGCGAAGGATGACGATAGAAAAATAGGTTCAAAGAAAGAACAGATGGAAATTTACTTAATGGAAAGCTTATGTTTTGAATCTTTACCCTAGAGAAGGTGCAACAACATCATATCCATTTGCTCAATAAATAATAGCACTAATTGATGCAACCTGGTGTTTACACGGATTTTATTATAGCATAAAGACTAGAGGATTTTTTGTCCAGTTAAAATTCTCTGGATAGTTTTAGACCATCTGacggtgtgtttgtttttgtttttgttttttcaaaattGCCTCTTAAAAATGCAGGAAGCTTGTCTAATCCCACACTGAATGCatcaggagcagatggtgtttgacttgtgttttaattttggcttttttttacactttttaatgTGCCGATATTGGaacatcaaatgaaataaatggtTTATCTGCTAATACGCCTCAATTATAATATTTGGCAATTGAGCTACTTTTTTTCACAGAATGCAGGGATGCGGAGAGTTGCCAGTGGTTTATCGCCAAGAGTTTCTGgcaaaaacattcatttgtgTCACACACATACCTGCGCCTGCAGGTCGTGCTCTTTAACGGGCTCTTCCTTGCCAGCGCTCTGGCTGGTGGCATCTTCGTCTGCCTTTGGCTCCTCATCACACTGTGGGGCCGTGTCACTTTCTGCACTGCGCTCCACGTCTGACTCCAGCGCTCCGGGGCTTGACGACAGTCGTTTCTGGAGCCGGCGCCTCTCCAGCACTTGGCACGTAACACAGGAAACAACTCAGCGCTAATAAAACTGCATCTGGATCCACAGCGAATGCAAGatatttgaaattaaaaatgtcGTGCACGTCGGCCCgtgcacactaacacacactctcCAATGCCTCACTTAATAGCAAATTCAACATTTTCCACTACAGCGCTATTCACAGCACTCCAGGGGGTTTCCAGTTGGTTCCTACTGTTACTCACTGTTTGCCTTGAACCAGTTATGCTTGTTCGGGCTCTGCTCCAACTCTTTGCTCATTTCTACACATTCGTCATAGAAATCCTTCCGTCTCGATTGCGGGTGTCTCTGCTCCTCGCCGTCATCCCTCTTTGAATCTTTGAAAAGAAACCCTGCTGTTTTTTACCCCCCCTAAATATTTAATGACATTCCATATGCAGAAAGGCCGAAGGTTATTTGTAAATCAGGGATGATTTCTCTCGACTGGTTTTCTGAAACAGGaatggcagcagctgcactgtGCTCACCATGAACTCTGCTGGTTTCTTGTGATGGGGGCTGCTCTCTGACACTGCAGGTCACCGTCTCCTCCTGACTCACCGACGATGCTTGATCTTCACAGCTGTCTGCCACTTTGGACTGCTGAGATACTTCAGCTGTGCCCTCGGTGCCCCGCCGCCCCTcatccatcttctttgctgctgtgttgcaTTTGTTGCTTTTCAAATTAGTTTGACCCCTGCGCTGGTTCCTCTTTGAGGTTTCCTTAATCACAGCTGGCCCTTCGCTGTCTGTTGAGCCTCCTCTACATTCCTTGATGCATTTTCTCAACCGCCTTGCAGATTCcttcactggtttcactgggatgAACAAAGGGGGTGATGGGGATGATCTGATGGTGCCTACATTGGGGACACAATCAAGTAAAGGTGGAAAAAAGCTTGGTATTTGAGGTAATCAATTTATGCGCCTCATGTAAACAAAAGAGTTCTGAAtaagctttaaaaagaaatgtaaaaagttGATGCTCACTTTCAGGCTTTGTGTTATTGGCAGGATTCTGCTCAAGGGGAAGAATTAACCTTTCATTTGTGGCACTCATTTGGTGGCAGGAGCTGTGTTTGTTTCGGAGGCTCGTACATCTAAACATATGagtgttttaaaaacattattccCGCATTCATACCAACTGATTATGTGGAAACTACTATCGAACCTGTAACAGGGTATCCCACCAGCCAGCCAAATCAGCCGgaagcagctcttcctgccctgCTGGAAGCCGGGAGCATAGCGGTACTCGCAGCACGAACTGAACCTGGCCACCATGATGCCGTTAATGTACAAGGTGATGCTGAAAGGgaaacctctgtgtctctgagaGACAAACTGGAACTGCTCTGAAAGACAAATGAGCAAAATAATTTTGATATGTGTGTAACAGTTATCTTCAGAGCTTCAAGACGCCTAAATGCCTCACAGGTTTTGTAATATGACGGAAATGGTCAGACTGGTTGAAATGTTGCAGGGAAAAAACTGTGACAACTATCCAAGAAAGTGTacaaaaggacaaaatattAGAATGGAAGTTGTGGGCCAACATTATCTGAATGTTTGTCACaattttggaacttcttcaatCATTTTCTTGTCAATGTTGCTGATCAGCAAGGgacattttctttcaaaagtgttctttttttagtttgagAGACAGGTAGAATCATCTCCCATGTGGAATAAACTCAGTTTTCATTTAGATGCATTCAGGAGGAGTCAGAATAAACTAGATTAGAGAAGAAAACTGTGTTCCTTTGCCATCAGTGTTAATCGGTTTAAACCAGTTTTGGCTCATGTTATTCTCCAGGAAAATTAATTTCAGAGAAACTAAAGTaatatttgatgtttattttgtccACGCACATTCAAAACAAAGTAACACAGAGTAGATAAAGTGtaactttgattttatttgccCCTTATTTTGAAAGAAACCCTCTTCTAAACTTTGTGCTTCCAGCCCAACACAATAAGGTCAAATGTAATTTTGTTTGCGGCACTTGGAGGCCTgaaaatttgattttaaaaattcaatAGCAACGTCTCTTTCCAGAAACAGCGTCCCTGTTATTTAGGACAATCCGCGCAGCACACAGGACCCTGCCCTACTCCTTTAAACATTAATTCAGGAGCAGACACCAGATCCTCCTTAACAATCAGACGCAGCAGCGCGAACAGCAGCCACTGCACGTGGATATCTAGCATTAGTTCAGTGCAGTGATCATCAGCTCAGATCCTGGGCAGACCTGGGTGGATGTGCGACTTCACGTACGCTCAGCTTGTCTTATCTCTATGTGGTGATCAGTTCAACATCTGCTCCAATGCTGCCTCAGGTCAGCGCTCTCATGATCACCGTTCACGATAGTAAAGGGTTCAAATGCCTTCTTCAATCATCCTGGGTCTCGTGACTGGTTGAAAATCAAATGTTCTGataacaaagacatttttattgttttttttttaaagaggggGTAAAGGAGGCTTTGCAGGCGTAGCTGGTACCTCTTGGAGACACCAGCCCTTTGAAGACGCAGATATTCTCCCCTCCGTTGACTTGCTGGAGAACCTTCAGTTCGTCCTGTGTAGGTTCCAAAATTGACCCCCGGTGACCTTGTCCTAGATAGGTCATTGTAATGACGACATTAGATTTCCTTGCCTCTCTTTGCTCCCGCAGGAAGCTCTAAGACACAGAAAGGATGACAGAAAGAGTACGAGGCTCGACTGTGAGAAGTGCCGCTGCAGATGACCGCTTACCTCTGTTTTAGGGTTACTCTGGGTTCGCTGAGAGGTGACGGAGGAGAAAGATCCTCTTCTTTTGTCGTACAGGTAAGAACACGACTGGCTCAGAGCACTTTTGATGGAAGTTAAGCTTGATGACTTCTTGAGGACAGGGAGGTAGATGCCATCCTTACCATTGCTGTTAGAAATGGCTGTTGAATGACCCAGCTGCAGAAAGAATCAGAATTAAGTTATAACACTCTCCAACTTCCTATTAACCAAAAAGAATGCTGAATAACACAACTCAGGGTCCCTTAACCATATCCATAATGCCACAATCCAGTATTTTCTTGCATATTTTCCATAGTTTCTGAATAATTTACATCAGTTTATCGCTTCCTTATTAATCAAGATGTTCCATTTTTGACCTTGTAGATCTCTACAGTGTCGGGGTTCTCGAGGACAAGCAATTTATTCTTCCCCCTGATCAGACTGGCAATGGAGTGTATAGTCCTAGGATCCCTGTAAGGCTGATCTGGGATCTGtcaaaataaccaaaaaaataaaaaaaggtttttatctTTAAAGGACCTTAAAAATGTGTCAGAAGCAGAGCGTCAGGACATGTACCGGAGTATCTGCGCCTCCTGTGTGGAGAGTCTTGCTGCTTCTCCGACTTCTTCTCATTGTTTTCTTCTGATAAAAGACAaggatgcaaaaacaaaaggcagGATAGAGACAGATGGTCAGAACAAAGCTGAAGGTCATGAAATTAAACTTAAAGTATTTATTGATTTTGGGATACACTGTAAGTTTCTTATAGCTAGTgacaaaacagcaataataagTATGCAGCAGAATATTAAGCAGTGTTAAGACCCAGGTTTGATCAGTGTCTGTGTAATGTCGGTGATCAATGTTAGTGTAAAAGATAAGGCAGAGGCTTGCTTCAAAGGTAAATGAAACCACCTTTTACATATTAGATTCAGATGTCGCTGATCCTTTTGCGCTGGAAGCGAACAAGCCTCGGTTGTCTCCACATCCTGTCATTGAACTCTGTAACCTAATCCTGACCATGTCAGATGCTTGGCTGAGTACATCTGTACACGCACAAGTGCGTCAAAAATTAGATTAAGCATGGAGCGAAGGAGCCAGTGATATATTGTCGCTACATGTGATGTCATATTTCATTTGTTGTCTCACTCATCTGACTTTTATTGTACATTTTCATGAAGGTTGTACGTACCAGAATGTCCCTTTACAACCTTACTAACTTTTCTATTACCCTGAAATCCACCTTCAACTACAAAATGTCAAGTGAGCAGGTACAAGTAAATATATTTGAAGGCTCTATTTTGGTCAGGTAcacaattttcaaaataaaagcttcatCAGAGATGTCAGCTGTAAAACTCTGAGGTGTAACTCATTAAAGGCTCGTTTTTACAGTTATGGCATAAATTGCACTTACTATAACAGGAGAGATCTTACCTGTTGTCTTGTCCTGGTTTGAAGTTGAATGCCTCTGTCCACCAGGTGATCTGATACCTTGACAGCTGTTGATCTCCTGTTCTCTGATCTGTCTTCACACGGAAAAAACAGTGACACCCGATCGGCCGACACCTCCGGTGCACATCACCCTCTCGCCAACCTTTGCACTGTAGTGTTTGTTCTGTGCACCTAATGAAACATTTCATGGttattttgaattttaaatgacatcctaaagtaacaacaaaaccCCCAAAGAATTAAAGTCCATTTTTCAACACAAGGAGAATTATTCTGGGCCAAATGTTGAAATGCAGGAACATGCCAAACGACAAAAATGACGCAGGTGTGAAATGGCGCAAAGCAAACAATTAATCCTAATTGGTCATGTGGGAAAAGCCAGGACATTAAATGCAGAGGAAATAATTAATGCATCATTAAGTCATCCATGGAGGATTTACAGGAAAGTCGGACATCCCTTTCAAATGCAGCAGGTTTTTTGCAGCTCCCGCTGCTGCCTTCATAAACTTGACCCTGATTATATGTCTAAAACAGTGACTCCAGGCAGCCTCTCATGTGCTGCTGGAGGCCTCTTGCCTCTGCCTGCTGGCTGGATCCATCATCTCCAAAAAAGCGCCGACCTCCAAACATGCGGGTCCATCATGTGCTTGGAGAGGCTCAGTTTCTCGAGGGTCACTGTTAGTCATCAGTGGCAGATGTGGAAATATAAGCTGCCGTGGTGAATACTCCGAACGGTGCccggaggggggagaaaaattgATTGTTGATGTTTGCACGATGTGTTAATGTCATAAATACgtctctgtttttgtttatgtcatttccttttctcaGAGGGGGTTTTAGATCACTGGCGGTCCATGCTGCCTTCCAATTTTCAATGCAGAGTCTATTTGTTATTCTGTTCTTTATGTTTTTTGTCTTGACTGTTCTGTGGGTCTATTGATGTTTTTAGTCAGCAGATGAGTTTGGGGGCAACTTTAAACCTCGGCTGTCTGCATTTGTGACTGCCTGATCAAATGTTTGCAGTTGGATTCAAGAGAATCGGCTGATTCTTCATATTTATACAAAATATATTGCACTTCAGTTCATTCCTGCTGTTTAAAGCTGTGCCGGTCTTGGCGTGTGGGAAAATGTCCGATAAATTTAAGTACATTTATGCAGGCCCTGATAGCAGGCACACTGCCAAGCAACTATAGCCTGCAGAAACCTTCCCTTCAGCTTGCGTCAAGTTCCAGCAGCCAATTAGTGCCTGCCACAGGATCTCAGCTCCCAGGCAAGGTACACTCACAGCTCTCTGGCCTCCTCTACTGCTCACTCAGGTCAGTGCCAGCCTGTCTCTCCATTCACTGGAGCCAGCCTCCTGTTACCTCCATTATTTAGTGAACTGCACATGGCTGCACTATTTTCATGCAGATTTTGGTGCATAGTACCTTGTCTGGCTCTAGAGAATGAACCGACTGGTGCTCTCCTTCTTGGTCTGAACTCCTGAGAACCCTGAATGCTAACAAAGTCTAATAGCCCATCAGGAGTAGAGGGGTTGTTCAGTTCTGACCCCTCTCCCACCTGCCTTCAGGGCCCCTATCTCAGCTCTAAGATACTTACAGAACCTCCCCATCATGTATTTTTTAGAATCTATGGGGGGTTTCTTACAACAGAAGATGTTGTCATTCATTAATCAATGTTAGCAAGCCCATTTCGTAACAAACAAAGAGCGTGTGTTACATGTTGTGTGTAATTCCCAATATGGGAGTGACTATAAAGCAGAAGCATCCCATAAGGAGAAAAGAATCAGTGCTGTCTCATCTCATTCATCCTGTCATGCCACTGCTGTTCCACTGGAGGGTAGGCGAACACCAGTCAGGCTACCACGTCATCTGACTGTCATTTAATTGCGTTGCGTAGCTGAGCTGTTGGCAATCGCCCTCAAAGCTCTCCTGGtggtctgtttttcctctgaggCTTATTACCTCTGTCAAAAGTGCTGTATCATCTGTCCCTGCTGTCACAAGCCCCAACACATGGCTGCTCGTTGTGACACACACTCCTAACTGGCAGCTCCCACAAATATTACACCGGCAGCTGAAGTGCTGTTGCTAGGCGACCGCAATGGCATCTTCATCAGATGGGGGAATGATGTCTTTGTAAATCGGATGATGCAAGGAAACGGTTCTAATGAACGTCTAGTTTTTACATTTTGGGGGGGTCAACACAGGAACTTTACACGGTCGTAGCCTGGATTCTTCTTTAGGTTTGGGTGGGAAAAAGGTgcaaatttaaattatttaagaGAATCAGTAATGTTTTCTATCCCATTGTTCTGCCATAGGGAAACTCATATGGTGTCTCCCAGCTGGAGCCGTGTGGTACCGACCATGCATGTGGTAGCAcacagcacttcctgtgtgtgtgagagacaagctgaaacaaaggaggaggacTGAGTGTCACCATGTTCCACACATCATTACacctcatttgtttttaatgcatGACAATGGTCTTTTAGTATATTATTTTGCATAGAAATGGAGCCTGACCCCGGGGACTGAGAGTACAATAGTGCAAAACTCAAGAAACCTGATGTGGAAGTTTTAGTAACCTGAAAATAGATTTAATTCCAAATCTCACACTTGAAACTGTGGCTGCACGTGGCAGGCTTTGTGTTGCAGGTAA is a window of Takifugu flavidus isolate HTHZ2018 chromosome 5, ASM371156v2, whole genome shotgun sequence DNA encoding:
- the LOC130526424 gene encoding glutamate-rich protein 3 isoform X1, with the protein product MTFSFVLTICLYPAFCFCILVFYQKKTMRRSRRSSKTLHTGGADTPIPDQPYRDPRTIHSIASLIRGKNKLLVLENPDTVEIYKLGHSTAISNSNGKDGIYLPVLKKSSSLTSIKSALSQSCSYLYDKRRGSFSSVTSQRTQSNPKTESFLREQREARKSNVVITMTYLGQGHRGSILEPTQDELKVLQQVNGGENICVFKGLVSPREQFQFVSQRHRGFPFSITLYINGIMVARFSSCCEYRYAPGFQQGRKSCFRLIWLAGGIPCYRCTSLRNKHSSCHQMSATNERLILPLEQNPANNTKPESTIRSSPSPPLFIPVKPVKESARRLRKCIKECRGGSTDSEGPAVIKETSKRNQRRGQTNLKSNKCNTAAKKMDEGRRGTEGTAEVSQQSKVADSCEDQASSVSQEETVTCSVREQPPSQETSRVHGEHSAAAAIPVSENQSREIIPDLQITFGLSAYGMSLNI
- the LOC130526424 gene encoding glutamate-rich protein 3 isoform X2 gives rise to the protein MRRSRRSSKTLHTGGADTPIPDQPYRDPRTIHSIASLIRGKNKLLVLENPDTVEIYKLGHSTAISNSNGKDGIYLPVLKKSSSLTSIKSALSQSCSYLYDKRRGSFSSVTSQRTQSNPKTESFLREQREARKSNVVITMTYLGQGHRGSILEPTQDELKVLQQVNGGENICVFKGLVSPREQFQFVSQRHRGFPFSITLYINGIMVARFSSCCEYRYAPGFQQGRKSCFRLIWLAGGIPCYRCTSLRNKHSSCHQMSATNERLILPLEQNPANNTKPESTIRSSPSPPLFIPVKPVKESARRLRKCIKECRGGSTDSEGPAVIKETSKRNQRRGQTNLKSNKCNTAAKKMDEGRRGTEGTAEVSQQSKVADSCEDQASSVSQEETVTCSVREQPPSQETSRVHGEHSAAAAIPVSENQSREIIPDLQITFGLSAYGMSLNI